Proteins encoded together in one Qingshengfaniella alkalisoli window:
- a CDS encoding TolC family protein has protein sequence MKFAAVSVAIFCAGCTVSSNPFTQDENRVFGVERVTRATANQEPITGSITLYEAMARALKYNLDTRVELMEAALRVRERDLASYDMLPNLVASTGYAGRDNTDVSSVTTADDDVVDASLEFSWNILDFGLSYVRAKQASDKALMQEEMKRKIVNRTIEDVRTSYWRAVSYQRLIGRMRGLEGRIDKALRDTRQLSESGETSALLALTYERELIEIRRDIERMEGELQVAQSQLAALMNVRPGTNFTLSPPPRGGTKLGVPNDLSQMYQIAVTNRPEMREVAYQMRINEKEVDAALLDMLPGINLYAGSNYDSNEFIDANDWVSWGAQVSWNLLDVARGPANRRRVDAEAAALDARSLSVAMAIMTQVQISRLRYGHLNSSYQTAASLSNVSHRILDQVEAEASADRTSEQVLIREEMNALVADAELDMAYADLQNAYANVYASLGIDPFPRGLSLEDNVQTVAAQLQNMWEGRGSAPTQTVAAAN, from the coding sequence GTGAAATTTGCGGCTGTATCTGTGGCCATTTTCTGCGCGGGTTGCACGGTATCGAGCAATCCGTTCACGCAGGACGAGAACCGTGTATTCGGGGTTGAACGCGTCACGCGCGCAACGGCGAACCAGGAGCCGATCACTGGGTCGATCACGCTTTACGAGGCCATGGCGCGGGCGTTGAAATACAACCTCGATACGCGGGTTGAGCTGATGGAAGCCGCCCTGCGTGTGCGCGAGCGCGATCTGGCCAGCTATGACATGCTGCCCAATCTCGTGGCCAGCACGGGGTATGCCGGGCGCGACAATACTGATGTCAGCTCGGTCACGACCGCGGATGACGATGTGGTCGATGCGAGCCTGGAATTTTCATGGAATATTCTGGATTTCGGCCTGTCCTATGTCCGTGCCAAGCAGGCGTCCGACAAGGCGCTGATGCAGGAGGAAATGAAACGCAAGATCGTCAATAGGACGATTGAAGACGTGCGGACGTCTTACTGGCGGGCGGTCAGCTACCAACGCCTGATCGGTCGGATGCGCGGGCTTGAAGGGCGTATCGACAAGGCCCTGCGTGATACACGCCAGCTTTCCGAAAGCGGCGAGACCTCGGCGCTTCTGGCGCTGACTTATGAGCGCGAGCTGATCGAGATCCGCCGTGACATCGAACGCATGGAAGGCGAATTGCAGGTCGCGCAAAGCCAGCTTGCCGCGCTGATGAATGTACGCCCGGGCACGAATTTCACGCTCAGCCCCCCGCCGCGGGGCGGCACCAAGCTGGGTGTGCCGAATGATCTATCGCAGATGTACCAGATCGCCGTGACCAACCGTCCCGAGATGCGCGAAGTTGCTTACCAGATGCGTATCAACGAAAAAGAGGTCGATGCCGCGCTGCTGGACATGCTGCCGGGGATCAACCTTTATGCGGGCAGCAATTACGATTCCAACGAATTCATCGACGCCAATGACTGGGTCAGCTGGGGCGCACAGGTCAGTTGGAACCTGCTGGATGTCGCGCGCGGTCCCGCCAATCGCCGCCGTGTGGATGCGGAAGCCGCAGCGCTGGATGCGCGGTCCCTGTCAGTTGCGATGGCGATCATGACGCAGGTGCAGATCAGCCGCTTGCGTTATGGCCATCTCAATTCCTCCTACCAGACCGCTGCGTCGCTTTCGAATGTGTCTCACCGCATTCTGGATCAGGTAGAGGCCGAAGCCTCTGCCGACCGAACCAGTGAGCAGGTGCTGATCCGCGAGGAAATGAATGCGCTTGTCGCGGATGCGGAACTGGACATGGCCTATGCCGACCTGCAAAATGCCTATGCGAATGTGTATGCGTCGCTGGGGATAGATCCATTTCCGCGCGGTTTGAGCCTTGAAGACAATGTTCAGACGGTCGCGGCCCAGCTGCAGAACATGTGGGAAGGTCGCGGCAGTGCGCCCACTCAGACGGTTGCCGCCGCGAATTGA
- a CDS encoding alpha/beta hydrolase: protein MTLDAAYSNTGAVPNAASYPEAWEEAAFETRSVEQAFGRARLNIPYGDGARQKFDLFLPAGRAEGIVVFIHGGYWMKFDHSFWSHLAKGAQERGWAVAIPGYTLAPEARISDITGEIGQAISAAAGYVNGPIVLTGHSAGGHLVARMAMADAPLSPDISARLQRIVPISPVSDLRPLMQTAMNDTLKLDAAEAKAESPALHPKSLDVPVSVWVGADELPAFLDQADWLRQAWNAPVTRAAGKHHFNVIDPLADPDSDLIADLLRA from the coding sequence ATGACCCTAGACGCGGCTTATTCCAATACGGGCGCTGTCCCAAACGCCGCCAGCTACCCCGAGGCATGGGAAGAGGCGGCGTTCGAGACACGTTCCGTCGAACAGGCCTTCGGGCGCGCGCGGCTCAACATCCCTTATGGCGACGGCGCGCGGCAGAAATTCGACTTGTTCCTGCCCGCAGGTCGCGCGGAAGGGATCGTCGTGTTCATCCATGGCGGCTACTGGATGAAATTCGACCACAGCTTCTGGTCGCATCTGGCGAAGGGTGCGCAGGAACGTGGCTGGGCCGTGGCGATCCCCGGCTATACGCTGGCACCCGAAGCCCGCATCAGCGACATCACCGGCGAAATCGGACAGGCGATCAGCGCCGCAGCAGGCTACGTCAACGGCCCGATCGTCCTGACCGGCCATTCCGCAGGCGGGCATCTGGTCGCGCGCATGGCGATGGCGGATGCGCCCCTGTCACCGGACATCAGCGCGCGCTTGCAACGGATTGTACCGATCTCGCCTGTCTCAGACCTGCGCCCGCTGATGCAGACCGCCATGAACGACACGCTGAAACTGGACGCGGCGGAGGCGAAAGCGGAAAGCCCCGCACTGCACCCCAAATCGCTGGATGTGCCGGTGTCGGTTTGGGTCGGTGCGGATGAACTGCCTGCCTTTCTGGATCAGGCCGACTGGCTGAGGCAGGCGTGGAACGCGCCCGTCACCCGCGCGGCGGGCAAACACCACTTCAACGTGATCGATCCGCTCGCGGACCCGGACAGCGACCTGATCGCGGATCTGCTTAGGGCTTAA
- a CDS encoding entericidin A/B family lipoprotein, translating into MKFAIASLLMVLGLAACETMEGAGQDIEKAGEALTDEAQETQSEM; encoded by the coding sequence ATGAAATTCGCAATCGCATCGCTGCTGATGGTTCTGGGTCTTGCTGCTTGCGAGACGATGGAAGGCGCCGGTCAGGATATCGAGAAAGCCGGTGAAGCGCTGACCGACGAGGCGCAGGAGACGCAGAGCGAGATGTGA
- a CDS encoding AAA family ATPase, protein MRPLSSLGNRIVVLGPSNAGKSTLAVAIANKLDMPVVHLDRLHHLPNTDWQPRPEADFVALHDAAIRQESWVMDGNYSRLMPDRFARATGVILITSNRWLRVSRYLKRTLVNQSTRAGHLEGAQESLKWAMVHWILIARAASAAKYAGMIEASGLPSVQCHTAKELMSLYRKWDLPPPR, encoded by the coding sequence ATGCGTCCGCTGTCTTCACTTGGCAATCGTATTGTCGTGCTTGGCCCGTCGAATGCCGGCAAATCGACGCTCGCGGTGGCGATCGCGAACAAGCTCGACATGCCCGTCGTGCATCTTGACCGTCTGCACCACCTGCCCAACACCGATTGGCAACCGCGACCAGAGGCCGATTTCGTCGCCCTGCATGACGCGGCGATCCGGCAGGAAAGCTGGGTGATGGACGGGAACTACTCGCGCCTGATGCCCGACCGTTTCGCCCGTGCCACCGGCGTGATCCTGATCACATCCAACCGCTGGCTGCGGGTTTCGCGTTATCTGAAGCGAACGTTGGTGAATCAGTCGACCCGAGCGGGCCATCTGGAAGGGGCGCAGGAAAGCCTCAAATGGGCCATGGTGCATTGGATATTGATTGCCAGGGCCGCCAGTGCCGCGAAATACGCCGGCATGATCGAGGCGTCCGGCCTGCCATCGGTCCAATGTCACACGGCGAAAGAACTGATGTCTCTCTACCGCAAATGGGACTTGCCACCGCCGCGATAA
- a CDS encoding esterase-like activity of phytase family protein → MTRFICLTSVLALTAGAAHAEMHFNRIASFPVASNIADGEDVNQETSSEIIDVTEDGMTLVYTDSPLGVIGFVDIADASAPAPLGTLDLGGEPTAVAVIGTTAFVGVNTSDSYVEPSGKLVAVDVAAQSVLGECDLGGQPDSVAKSKDGAFVAVAIENERDEDLNDGEIPQMPAGELALVDVTADGISCDTLKHVDLTGLADVAGTDPEPEFVDINGLGETVVTLQENNHIVVVSREGEVISHFSAGAVDLDGIDVAEDDALDFTGSLTGVVREPDAVKWIDDDHFATANEGDYKGGSRGWTIFAKDGSVVYESGPSFEHEVIKIGHYPEGRSENKGVEPESVTTGTFGNTPMVFIGSERGSVVGVYDVTDPANPALRQLLPSGVGPEGYVTIPERNLLVSANETDLVEDGGARAHVMIFEYQDAPASYPQLTSEGMDELTGWGAISGMVADGDMIWAVNDSFYGGQPSIFKIDPSRTPARIVDVIRVTRDGAPAQALDMEGITLDGEGGFWVANEGRTDRDIPHALYHVDADGAITEEVALPEALMAVEKRFGFEGVTKVGDTLWMAVQREWADDPENTVKLVAYNIVTGEWGAVRYEKAAPDYGWVGLSEITAHGDHVYIVERDNQLGNLAVTKKVYRVALDQMQPAELGGDLPVVAKEEVRDLIPDLAATGGYVLDKVEGLAILEDGTIWVSTDNDGVDDHSGETMFFQIGSANS, encoded by the coding sequence GTGACCCGTTTCATCTGCCTGACCTCGGTGCTGGCGCTGACCGCCGGCGCGGCCCATGCCGAGATGCATTTCAACCGCATTGCGTCCTTCCCGGTGGCGTCGAACATCGCCGATGGCGAGGACGTCAACCAGGAAACCTCGTCCGAGATCATCGATGTCACCGAAGACGGGATGACGCTGGTCTACACCGACAGCCCGCTGGGTGTGATCGGCTTTGTCGATATCGCGGACGCGTCCGCCCCGGCACCGCTGGGCACGCTTGATCTGGGCGGGGAACCAACGGCGGTGGCCGTGATCGGGACGACGGCTTTCGTGGGCGTGAACACCTCGGACAGCTACGTGGAGCCATCGGGCAAGCTGGTGGCCGTGGATGTGGCCGCGCAGAGCGTTCTGGGCGAATGCGACCTGGGCGGACAACCCGACAGCGTCGCGAAGTCCAAAGACGGTGCATTCGTTGCCGTCGCCATCGAGAACGAGCGGGACGAAGACCTCAATGACGGGGAGATCCCGCAAATGCCCGCCGGTGAACTGGCGCTGGTCGACGTGACGGCTGACGGGATTTCCTGCGATACGCTGAAACATGTCGATCTGACGGGACTGGCCGATGTTGCGGGCACCGACCCGGAGCCGGAATTTGTCGACATCAACGGGCTTGGCGAAACGGTCGTCACGCTTCAGGAAAACAACCATATCGTCGTGGTCAGCCGCGAGGGCGAGGTGATTTCCCACTTCTCCGCAGGGGCTGTGGATCTGGACGGCATCGACGTGGCCGAGGATGACGCGCTGGATTTCACCGGCAGCCTGACGGGCGTTGTGCGTGAACCCGATGCGGTGAAATGGATCGACGACGATCATTTCGCGACGGCCAATGAAGGCGACTACAAGGGCGGGTCACGCGGATGGACGATTTTCGCCAAGGATGGCTCGGTCGTCTATGAAAGCGGGCCGAGCTTTGAACATGAGGTGATTAAGATCGGCCACTACCCGGAAGGGCGGTCCGAGAACAAGGGCGTGGAGCCTGAATCGGTGACCACCGGCACCTTTGGCAACACGCCAATGGTGTTCATCGGGTCGGAACGCGGATCTGTCGTCGGTGTTTATGACGTGACCGATCCGGCCAATCCGGCGCTGCGCCAGCTTCTGCCGTCGGGTGTCGGACCGGAAGGCTATGTGACGATCCCCGAACGCAACCTGCTGGTATCGGCCAATGAAACCGACCTGGTCGAAGATGGCGGCGCACGCGCGCATGTCATGATCTTCGAGTATCAAGATGCGCCTGCCAGCTATCCGCAGCTGACATCCGAGGGCATGGACGAACTGACCGGCTGGGGGGCGATTTCAGGTATGGTTGCCGATGGCGACATGATCTGGGCAGTTAATGACAGCTTCTATGGCGGTCAGCCAAGCATCTTCAAGATCGACCCCTCGCGGACGCCCGCAAGGATCGTCGATGTGATCCGCGTCACCCGTGACGGTGCACCGGCGCAGGCGCTGGACATGGAAGGCATCACGCTGGATGGCGAAGGCGGGTTCTGGGTCGCCAATGAAGGCCGCACGGATCGTGACATCCCGCATGCACTTTATCACGTCGATGCCGATGGCGCGATCACCGAGGAAGTCGCCCTGCCCGAGGCACTGATGGCGGTCGAGAAGCGCTTCGGTTTTGAGGGTGTCACCAAGGTCGGCGACACGCTGTGGATGGCCGTTCAGCGCGAATGGGCAGACGATCCCGAGAACACGGTGAAGCTGGTGGCCTACAACATCGTGACCGGCGAATGGGGTGCGGTGCGTTATGAAAAAGCCGCGCCGGATTATGGCTGGGTTGGCCTATCCGAGATCACAGCGCATGGCGATCACGTCTACATCGTGGAGCGCGACAACCAGCTTGGCAATCTGGCGGTTACGAAAAAGGTCTACCGCGTCGCGCTGGACCAGATGCAGCCTGCGGAATTGGGCGGCGACTTGCCCGTCGTTGCGAAAGAAGAGGTCCGTGACCTGATCCCGGATCTGGCGGCGACCG
- a CDS encoding GNAT family N-acetyltransferase, which yields MKNRDVVIRPFDAVTDLEKLSKIWFDASLQAHPFIGEPRLVEQRRLIEEKYLPKAETWVACHDGEAIGFISLLGSFVGGIFVAPDQQGLGVGRRLIAHALNQKGELSLEVYTANEQAVRFYTSLGFQQVSQRDLDSFGYPFPNATLFLKG from the coding sequence ATGAAGAACAGAGACGTAGTGATCCGGCCCTTTGATGCGGTCACGGATCTCGAAAAACTGTCAAAAATCTGGTTTGACGCATCCCTGCAGGCTCATCCATTTATTGGTGAGCCAAGGCTTGTCGAACAGCGCCGACTGATCGAAGAGAAATATCTTCCGAAGGCAGAAACCTGGGTTGCTTGCCATGATGGAGAAGCAATCGGTTTCATCAGCTTGCTGGGCAGCTTTGTCGGCGGGATATTTGTCGCACCCGATCAACAAGGCTTGGGCGTTGGGCGAAGGCTGATCGCTCATGCGCTGAACCAAAAGGGAGAGCTATCCCTTGAGGTCTATACTGCGAACGAACAGGCCGTCCGCTTTTACACCTCGCTTGGGTTCCAGCAGGTATCACAGCGCGATTTGGACAGCTTCGGTTATCCCTTTCCGAACGCCACATTATTTTTGAAGGGCTAG
- a CDS encoding DUF1523 family protein produces the protein MRYVKWVLIALPVLIVLGFLHYTLPRHDVVRIVESEVRRIELGNNTLFWGSAEPSAANAGNRDVKFISGIKPNGRTIVYRNEDTGWGWPPYFKINSADVQARAADLTSTAAAPQWVIVKRYGWRNQFFSIYPNVLSLKATDSPDPRIIPWFNIALLTGLAVLVLWIWRMLARFKRNRVDPVVADVADAFDHAEDGVSEARVKARGRWQRMREWWVETFQ, from the coding sequence ATGCGTTACGTCAAATGGGTGCTGATCGCCCTTCCGGTCCTGATCGTGCTGGGTTTCCTGCACTACACCCTGCCGCGCCATGACGTGGTGCGCATCGTCGAATCCGAGGTCCGCCGGATCGAGTTGGGCAACAACACTCTGTTCTGGGGCAGCGCCGAACCCTCGGCCGCCAATGCCGGCAACCGTGATGTGAAATTCATCTCGGGCATCAAGCCCAACGGCCGCACCATCGTCTACCGCAACGAAGACACCGGCTGGGGCTGGCCGCCTTACTTCAAGATCAACTCCGCCGATGTGCAGGCGCGCGCCGCCGATCTGACCTCCACGGCCGCCGCGCCGCAATGGGTGATCGTGAAACGCTATGGCTGGCGCAACCAGTTCTTCTCGATCTACCCCAATGTTCTCAGCCTGAAAGCGACCGACAGCCCCGACCCGCGCATCATCCCGTGGTTCAACATCGCGCTTCTGACCGGCCTCGCCGTGCTGGTTCTGTGGATCTGGCGCATGCTCGCGCGGTTCAAACGCAACCGGGTGGACCCGGTGGTCGCCGATGTGGCCGACGCGTTCGACCATGCCGAAGACGGCGTGTCCGAGGCTCGCGTCAAGGCGCGTGGCCGCTGGCAACGCATGCGCGAATGGTGGGTTGAAACCTTCCAGTAA
- a CDS encoding efflux RND transporter periplasmic adaptor subunit, producing MMVSGQPISSKASRDRTVPRADARKPNAVELLLRIESELRQVESVQELKFVLANETPVLSRASQVFVVSVKGRRRRVEAVTGIGVVERNAPRIRWIEAVIGGLAEDAGLQARRDFRLPAYAPPEGEHSDSFPYPFMLWVPFILPGGHVFGGLLLARERPWSDSDVLVSERVAETGGYCWAAMAGKRRLKRRVRIGPVLAALVICLVAAGFVPVPLTVLAPAQVVSVEPRIIAAPLDGTIDSIAVDPNAEVAAEDELFRMSDTTLRNDLAVAEQEVRVAEADFKRIAQSAVTDPSARADFAVARTELSLATARRDYAQELLNRTVVAAPAAGVVIYGDRREWIGRPVQVGERLMEIADPTRVQLRIDVPVADSIVMREGASARAFLDSDPLKPVPATVISASFEAQRTEEDVMAYRIYARFSEDHAPMQLGTRGTAQIYGEQVSLAYYLFRKPLAAARQWLGQ from the coding sequence ATGATGGTTAGCGGGCAGCCCATCTCATCCAAGGCGTCTCGAGACCGCACCGTACCGCGGGCGGACGCCCGAAAGCCAAACGCGGTCGAGCTTCTTCTCAGGATCGAAAGCGAGCTGCGCCAGGTCGAAAGCGTGCAGGAGCTGAAATTCGTTCTCGCCAACGAAACGCCAGTGCTGTCGCGCGCAAGCCAGGTGTTTGTCGTGTCGGTGAAGGGTCGCCGCCGGCGCGTGGAGGCGGTCACAGGCATCGGTGTCGTAGAACGCAACGCTCCGCGCATCCGATGGATCGAGGCTGTGATTGGTGGCTTGGCCGAAGATGCGGGGTTACAGGCGCGGCGCGATTTCCGACTACCGGCCTACGCCCCACCGGAAGGCGAGCATTCCGATAGCTTTCCTTATCCGTTCATGCTCTGGGTGCCGTTTATCCTACCTGGGGGGCATGTTTTCGGCGGGCTGCTGCTCGCGCGGGAACGACCCTGGTCGGACTCCGATGTGCTTGTGTCTGAACGTGTTGCGGAGACTGGCGGGTATTGCTGGGCGGCGATGGCGGGCAAGCGTCGGCTGAAGCGGCGTGTCCGTATCGGGCCGGTGCTTGCAGCCCTGGTGATATGTCTGGTTGCGGCGGGGTTTGTCCCTGTTCCGCTGACGGTCCTCGCGCCTGCACAGGTGGTGTCGGTCGAGCCGCGCATTATAGCGGCACCTCTGGACGGGACTATCGACAGCATTGCGGTCGATCCCAATGCCGAAGTGGCCGCAGAAGACGAGCTATTTCGTATGTCGGATACCACTCTGCGCAATGATCTTGCCGTCGCGGAGCAGGAAGTTCGCGTGGCCGAAGCCGATTTCAAGCGGATCGCCCAAAGCGCCGTGACCGATCCTTCGGCGCGGGCTGACTTCGCGGTGGCACGTACGGAATTGTCGCTTGCCACGGCCCGCCGGGATTATGCGCAAGAGTTGCTGAACCGTACGGTGGTTGCGGCCCCGGCGGCTGGGGTCGTCATCTACGGGGATCGCCGTGAATGGATCGGGCGACCCGTGCAGGTTGGTGAGCGGCTCATGGAAATAGCAGATCCGACGCGGGTGCAACTTCGCATCGATGTGCCAGTAGCCGACTCCATCGTCATGCGCGAAGGGGCATCTGCGCGCGCCTTTCTAGATTCGGACCCGCTCAAACCTGTGCCTGCGACAGTCATATCCGCATCGTTCGAGGCCCAGAGAACCGAGGAAGACGTGATGGCCTATCGCATCTATGCCCGGTTCTCGGAAGATCACGCGCCGATGCAACTCGGGACGCGTGGAACGGCGCAAATCTACGGCGAGCAGGTTTCGCTGGCTTACTATCTTTTCCGAAAACCACTGGCTGCCGCGCGTCAATGGCTGGGGCAGTAG
- a CDS encoding HAD family hydrolase gives MTVKNIIFDWDGTLVRTLDLWLLGYQTALGSRGYNFDPQTIVKEFFYNHHEVPARHPQIDFAAVFEETRNHVFDSLISVELYEDVAETLQTLKENRKTLTLVTSSSRSLLNRALHGHGLEGYFESIVAGDDGFGHKPSALPFEETLGRIRADAHETLIIGDSHVDIQAGKTSGCHTCWFAPEANTIFHDFAHVKSLSPDHEITGIRELVGIA, from the coding sequence ATGACCGTGAAGAACATAATCTTCGACTGGGATGGGACGCTGGTGCGGACGCTCGATCTTTGGCTGCTGGGTTATCAGACGGCGCTTGGAAGCCGAGGGTACAATTTCGACCCGCAGACCATCGTGAAAGAGTTCTTCTACAACCATCACGAGGTTCCTGCCCGGCACCCGCAGATCGATTTCGCCGCGGTTTTCGAGGAAACCAGAAACCATGTTTTCGACTCCCTGATTTCGGTCGAGCTATATGAAGATGTTGCCGAGACCCTTCAAACGCTGAAAGAGAACCGCAAAACGCTTACGCTGGTCACATCGAGTTCGCGGAGCCTGTTGAACCGTGCGTTGCACGGCCACGGTCTGGAGGGGTATTTCGAGTCCATCGTCGCCGGTGATGACGGCTTCGGGCACAAACCGAGCGCTTTGCCTTTCGAGGAAACGCTGGGCCGTATCCGTGCAGATGCGCATGAAACACTGATCATTGGCGATTCGCATGTCGATATCCAGGCGGGCAAAACGAGCGGCTGTCACACCTGTTGGTTCGCACCGGAAGCCAATACGATCTTCCACGACTTTGCCCATGTGAAATCCCTGTCGCCCGATCATGAAATCACGGGCATCCGCGAGCTTGTCGGGATAGCCTGA
- a CDS encoding efflux RND transporter periplasmic adaptor subunit, whose product MTRNLWAGSVLLICAATAVPAQPVDPAHRGIVRAVQRAEIGNDLGFVLSRLPFREGDRFKKGDVLAAFDCRDLEAELRAAEALMQQEELTRANNARLAELNATGTFEVRLSEAKVAQSTAQVEAIHSRLDRCEIEAPFDGTVAAVYANAFELANPSEPFIEIVDTNDLEIDLLVPSDWLRWLSPGAEFDIAIDETGQELAARIIRIVPQVDAVSQTVKVIGQFSGPAENVLPGMSGPVRFEQPGGNDG is encoded by the coding sequence ATGACACGTAACCTTTGGGCGGGCAGCGTTCTTTTGATCTGTGCCGCAACTGCGGTGCCTGCACAGCCCGTGGATCCGGCACATCGCGGGATCGTGCGTGCCGTCCAGCGGGCAGAGATCGGGAATGATCTGGGGTTCGTCCTGTCGCGATTACCGTTTCGAGAAGGAGATCGCTTCAAGAAAGGCGATGTGCTGGCGGCATTCGACTGCCGCGATCTGGAGGCGGAGTTGCGCGCTGCGGAAGCGCTGATGCAGCAGGAAGAGTTGACCCGCGCAAACAACGCAAGACTGGCTGAGTTGAATGCAACGGGCACTTTCGAAGTTCGATTGTCCGAAGCAAAAGTGGCGCAGTCCACAGCACAGGTGGAGGCGATCCACTCGCGCCTTGATCGTTGTGAAATTGAGGCGCCGTTTGATGGCACTGTCGCTGCCGTCTATGCGAACGCATTTGAGTTGGCAAATCCATCAGAGCCCTTCATCGAAATCGTCGATACGAACGATTTGGAAATCGACCTGCTTGTGCCGTCTGACTGGTTGCGCTGGCTGTCTCCGGGGGCTGAATTCGACATCGCGATTGACGAGACAGGGCAGGAGTTGGCAGCGCGTATCATACGTATCGTGCCGCAGGTCGATGCCGTCAGCCAAACTGTGAAGGTTATCGGGCAATTTTCCGGTCCGGCTGAGAATGTCCTGCCCGGGATGAGCGGGCCTGTTCGCTTCGAGCAGCCGGGCGGGAATGATGGTTAG
- a CDS encoding NAD-dependent epimerase/dehydratase family protein, translating to MRILFTGGSGKAGRHVIPYLLDQGHRVVNVDLKALDDPRVDNLIADITDSGQMFNVMTSYADFDELLPGTGVPSFDAVVHFAAVPRILINSDNETFRINTLGTYNVIEAAVKLGIRKIVFASSETTYGVCFADGPRNPPAIPLTEDLDTDPMDSYAMSKVCNEATACAFQTRSGFDIYGLRIGNVIEPHEYEQNFPTYFANPDVRLRNAFCYIDARDLGQIVDLCLKKNDLGFQIFNAGNDGNSVALTTPEIIERYYQGVPRTRELGEHEAIYSNKKIRDVLGFKEQHPWSRYVQAS from the coding sequence ATGCGTATCCTTTTCACAGGCGGCTCCGGCAAGGCGGGTCGCCACGTCATTCCCTACCTGCTCGATCAGGGGCATCGGGTGGTCAATGTGGACCTCAAAGCGCTGGACGATCCGCGCGTCGACAACCTGATCGCGGACATCACCGACAGCGGCCAGATGTTCAATGTCATGACCAGCTACGCCGATTTCGACGAGCTCCTGCCGGGCACGGGCGTGCCGTCTTTCGATGCGGTCGTACACTTCGCCGCCGTGCCGCGCATCCTGATCAATTCGGACAATGAAACCTTTCGGATCAACACGTTAGGCACCTATAACGTGATCGAGGCGGCGGTAAAGCTGGGTATCCGCAAGATCGTTTTCGCGTCGTCCGAAACCACCTATGGCGTGTGTTTCGCCGACGGTCCGCGCAATCCACCCGCCATCCCGCTGACCGAGGATCTGGACACCGATCCGATGGACAGCTACGCCATGTCCAAGGTCTGCAACGAGGCCACGGCCTGTGCCTTCCAGACCCGTTCCGGCTTCGACATTTACGGCCTGCGCATCGGCAACGTGATCGAGCCACACGAGTACGAACAGAATTTCCCGACCTATTTCGCGAACCCGGATGTCCGTCTGCGCAATGCGTTCTGCTACATCGACGCCCGCGACCTCGGTCAGATCGTCGACCTTTGCCTGAAGAAAAATGATCTTGGGTTTCAAATATTTAATGCGGGGAATGACGGAAATTCGGTTGCCCTGACAACGCCTGAAATCATCGAACGCTACTATCAGGGCGTCCCCCGGACCCGCGAGCTTGGGGAACACGAAGCGATTTATTCCAACAAGAAGATCCGTGACGTTCTGGGCTTCAAGGAACAACATCCGTGGTCGCGTTATGTCCAGGCCTCGTGA